One window of Bacillus alkalicellulosilyticus genomic DNA carries:
- a CDS encoding DUF4179 domain-containing protein, translating into MNNIEKRLAEEKIRLDTVTAPDELEMRLRDALDETPTRSKRKSTIWKLATVALIFLFIGSYHYNAFAFYGKKLFGFDEIMTNTLQQLNEQGMGQTVDKRTILEDGTEFVVDGIMTDANQLILYFTLSNPDGITYSAMDTFTLDRVSGFLTNSPIRGGQYQVDEENNELKGTMSFDPVSPFAKKLTIHFDQLGANQERIQGEMTFPYNPNQAMQTQIKQTIREKLEVDKGTITFHSITATPSLTVIDGRINVDNYDRVPYALEGVKLLANGTPVEWRGGSSSSSIRGLNFEIHFDALPEKLDSLELVMSEFVGYEELDERISLIDVTDEPHVIGGKELWIQHIEVTSERVEITIATDYDVMLDGVSIQSGNEITPLRTIERQSEIVGEDGQYLKQRTLLFDTTEQPEAFLIQGMHYMKPYDKRIVIPVK; encoded by the coding sequence ATGAATAACATTGAGAAGAGATTAGCTGAGGAAAAGATACGCTTGGACACAGTTACGGCACCCGACGAGTTAGAAATGAGATTACGAGATGCATTGGACGAGACGCCAACTCGGTCTAAGCGAAAATCTACCATTTGGAAACTCGCAACAGTGGCGTTAATCTTTTTATTCATTGGGAGTTATCACTATAATGCTTTTGCTTTTTATGGAAAAAAGTTGTTTGGTTTTGATGAAATTATGACCAATACGTTACAGCAGTTAAATGAACAAGGTATGGGCCAAACCGTTGATAAAAGAACGATATTAGAAGATGGAACTGAATTTGTTGTTGATGGGATTATGACCGATGCCAACCAATTGATTTTGTATTTTACATTATCAAATCCAGATGGGATCACATATAGTGCCATGGACACGTTTACGCTAGATAGGGTTAGTGGTTTTTTGACGAATTCCCCTATTAGAGGCGGACAGTACCAAGTGGATGAAGAGAATAATGAGTTGAAAGGGACAATGTCTTTTGACCCAGTCAGTCCTTTTGCGAAAAAGTTAACGATTCATTTTGACCAACTAGGAGCAAATCAAGAGAGAATACAAGGAGAAATGACGTTTCCGTATAACCCAAATCAAGCGATGCAAACACAAATTAAACAAACTATTCGAGAAAAGCTTGAAGTTGACAAAGGGACGATTACGTTTCATTCAATTACAGCGACACCTTCATTAACGGTCATTGATGGAAGAATCAATGTTGATAATTATGATAGGGTTCCATATGCCTTAGAAGGGGTGAAATTGCTTGCAAATGGAACGCCGGTTGAATGGAGAGGAGGAAGTAGTTCTTCGTCTATAAGAGGACTCAATTTTGAAATTCACTTTGATGCCTTGCCAGAAAAACTAGATTCACTTGAACTTGTCATGAGTGAGTTTGTCGGGTACGAAGAATTAGATGAAAGGATTTCGCTGATTGACGTTACAGATGAGCCTCATGTGATAGGTGGAAAAGAGCTATGGATTCAACACATAGAAGTAACATCAGAACGTGTTGAGATTACGATTGCAACTGATTATGACGTCATGCTTGATGGTGTTTCTATTCAATCAGGTAACGAAATAACACCATTACGAACGATAGAAAGACAATCAGAAATAGTAGGAGAAGATGGTCAGTATCTAAAACAAAGAACATTGCTCTTTGATACAACAGAGCAACCAGAGGCATTTCTTATTCAGGGTATGCATTACATGAAACCATACGATAAACGCATCGTTATTCCTGTGAAGTAG
- a CDS encoding GyrI-like domain-containing protein, whose protein sequence is MVTENQQVMKDNVRNIHRDLYHVTNKSKQCQILLVPEMSMITSSDVLNGDFYGLRTIQANDWMYLCFNRIRTFVKKELHKNFTMSPFELVWGEEINDGRVVHVGMWVPDYVTDDLLQRAMLTRLGDDSYPLQIEKIPAYQCVQVLHTGPYSLIHETVQHLGKFANEYGYQIIEEQAKEIHLSHVNIGFPEQTNLLLRIPVRKKEPTQA, encoded by the coding sequence TTGGTAACAGAGAATCAACAAGTGATGAAGGACAATGTACGGAACATTCACAGAGACCTTTATCACGTTACAAATAAGTCAAAACAGTGTCAGATTTTATTAGTCCCAGAAATGTCTATGATTACTTCGAGTGACGTGCTTAATGGTGACTTTTATGGGTTGCGCACAATTCAAGCTAATGATTGGATGTACTTATGCTTTAACCGTATACGTACATTTGTGAAAAAGGAGTTACACAAGAATTTCACGATGAGTCCATTTGAGCTAGTTTGGGGTGAAGAGATAAACGATGGGCGCGTTGTTCATGTTGGAATGTGGGTTCCTGATTATGTGACAGACGACCTTTTACAACGTGCAATGTTGACTCGACTTGGTGATGATTCCTATCCGTTGCAAATTGAGAAGATCCCTGCCTATCAATGTGTGCAAGTTCTTCATACAGGTCCCTATTCACTGATTCACGAAACAGTTCAACACTTGGGGAAATTCGCAAACGAGTATGGTTATCAGATAATTGAAGAACAAGCAAAAGAAATTCACCTAAGCCATGTTAACATTGGTTTTCCTGAACAAACCAATCTACTGCTTCGCATTCCTGTTCGTAAAAAAGAACCCACTCAAGCATAG
- a CDS encoding DUF4177 domain-containing protein translates to MKEYKFEKITLTGIKGIVSKPSVDYHEVIHEHAKEGWELVQVFAPGTASYGSASYIEIIFSRDVE, encoded by the coding sequence ATGAAAGAGTATAAATTCGAAAAGATTACTTTAACGGGTATTAAAGGAATTGTAAGTAAACCTTCTGTTGATTATCATGAAGTCATTCATGAACATGCCAAAGAAGGGTGGGAACTCGTCCAAGTTTTCGCACCTGGTACAGCTTCTTACGGAAGTGCGTCCTACATAGAAATAATCTTCTCAAGAGATGTCGAGTAA
- a CDS encoding VOC family protein: MKLRVGAVFIPVLNLEESIGWYKEILDLQLVDQWGAGASLNFKTGEALVALIQVQQKAPLHFHVGIDQTNVYFHFETDDLDSLRRHFEYKGVEITNSYDHELMNEIFIRDPSGNQISFFCEKEESPFYKHASGKVSW; encoded by the coding sequence ATGAAACTTAGAGTTGGAGCTGTGTTTATACCAGTCTTGAATCTTGAAGAAAGTATTGGTTGGTACAAAGAAATCTTAGACCTGCAATTGGTTGATCAGTGGGGAGCTGGAGCAAGTCTCAACTTTAAAACAGGTGAGGCATTAGTAGCGCTTATCCAAGTTCAACAAAAGGCTCCATTGCATTTTCATGTTGGTATTGACCAAACAAATGTCTACTTTCATTTTGAAACGGATGACCTCGATTCACTAAGAAGACATTTTGAATACAAAGGCGTAGAAATCACTAATTCGTATGATCACGAACTTATGAATGAAATATTTATTAGGGATCCAAGTGGAAATCAAATATCATTTTTTTGTGAAAAAGAAGAGTCGCCATTTTATAAACATGCAAGTGGAAAAGTTAGTTGGTAA